Proteins co-encoded in one Prevotella sp. E13-27 genomic window:
- a CDS encoding DUF4876 domain-containing protein, whose protein sequence is MRKTIYCLLSLTAMLSACVDYEDATKPLQQTTVRLVKPELFTDNSNLGNRTITLKADNKTLTAQTDANGVASISELTPDVYTISTAWSITSSEYSAITGGKGQALSSAHDLTVSGSLAKQEIFAEQTVDIQLSVSEDQDIVISKIYYATSKDENNKIYRAGQYLELFNQSDDSVDVAGLYIGLVEAEGIQAYTLENLHEQYADSVVLLKQIFRIPKDTICKMAPGGTLLIVNSAIDHTKNNAPMEHDLTGADFEAKDTSKNPLTNNPEVPALDLIYSYYSTISNMNLLTNGLCGVVLFQTDEDVTSWEKTYKYPNTATSGTQWVLLPKRYILDGVECLSNRADTGPDISKKRLYPEIDASCTHIVATTGYTGEVVYRKTSDKKSAGGHKLLVDTNNSANDFNVSKTISPREYDEVEE, encoded by the coding sequence ATGAGAAAAACAATATATTGCCTGCTGTCTCTGACAGCGATGCTTTCTGCCTGTGTGGACTATGAAGATGCAACGAAGCCTCTTCAGCAGACTACAGTGCGACTCGTTAAGCCAGAACTGTTTACAGACAATAGCAATCTGGGTAACAGAACGATAACGCTGAAAGCTGACAATAAGACGTTGACAGCACAGACCGATGCCAATGGTGTGGCAAGCATAAGCGAGCTGACACCTGACGTATATACCATCTCCACAGCATGGTCTATAACAAGTAGCGAGTATTCCGCAATAACAGGTGGTAAGGGACAGGCACTGAGCAGTGCCCACGACCTTACTGTGTCAGGTAGTCTTGCTAAACAGGAGATTTTCGCTGAGCAAACCGTTGATATACAACTGAGTGTCTCTGAGGATCAGGATATCGTGATAAGCAAGATATACTATGCTACATCGAAGGACGAAAACAACAAGATTTATAGGGCTGGCCAGTATCTTGAACTGTTCAACCAGTCAGACGATTCTGTAGATGTGGCAGGACTGTATATAGGACTTGTGGAGGCAGAAGGTATTCAGGCATATACGCTTGAGAATCTGCACGAACAGTATGCTGATTCTGTGGTACTGCTGAAGCAGATATTCCGAATACCAAAGGACACCATCTGTAAGATGGCTCCTGGTGGCACTCTGCTGATAGTGAATAGCGCCATTGACCACACGAAGAACAATGCCCCAATGGAGCATGACTTGACAGGAGCTGACTTCGAAGCAAAGGATACGAGCAAGAATCCGTTGACCAACAACCCTGAAGTGCCTGCACTGGATCTAATATACAGCTATTATTCAACAATCTCAAACATGAATCTGCTTACCAATGGACTTTGTGGCGTAGTGCTGTTCCAGACTGATGAGGATGTGACAAGCTGGGAAAAAACATACAAATATCCTAACACGGCTACTTCAGGCACACAGTGGGTGCTTCTGCCAAAGAGATATATCCTTGATGGCGTGGAGTGTTTGTCGAATAGGGCTGATACAGGTCCTGACATCAGCAAGAAACGTCTCTATCCTGAAATTGATGCAAGTTGCACACATATCGTGGCAACGACAGGCTATACGGGTGAGGTGGTCTATCGCAAGACTTCTGACAAGAAAAGTGCTGGCGGACATAAGCTGTTGGTAGATACCAATAACTCTGCCAACGATTTCAATGTGTCGAAAACTATCAGTCCTCGTGAATATGACGAAGTGGAGGAATAA
- a CDS encoding DUF6850 family outer membrane beta-barrel protein, translated as MRKTIILLSFFSFLMANAQEADYRYADATQMWRLSNNAAGLSLDIDNAVDSSHYNRGYALFNLQHQEGSYHRVQEGNSKNSLGFQAERYQRIGRSLVGYGRFDFGMDHTKEKAWCDVMRPYDSNPYMSASSVYGTYDTQTFDFTGALGTVGLGNWRVGAKLDYKVADLSRLRDPRSRSQLLDYKITPAVTYTSDAHTLGLSASYNRRKEKIANIQTVQNDPNLSYYLLSGMENASGSVGAYKGFEREWVDHRFGGELTYAFRSGRQHTMVSLMMERGEEFVYGQYKYEPGRYTSFVYGGNIRSRLTTGNILHEIDLGCQYAQGYADEYRQKLVQTKDQQTGLTSYSYETQLTYKKRYQVETLNAELRYRAHFTEDKKDNAYAGFHIQMDKSRNKHLLPVSSLKHRGTTIMAEGGMNIAKNLWVDAVAGGHISNEAALSLDDATTDYAVGVLIPDMQYYDANYWRGRLQITYEFPLTIKGQLSRFFVRAYGDYLKTNNSLDAKCFGLSIGIFN; from the coding sequence ATGAGAAAAACAATTATACTATTGTCGTTCTTTAGCTTCCTGATGGCCAATGCCCAAGAGGCTGACTATCGCTATGCTGATGCCACACAGATGTGGAGACTGAGCAATAATGCAGCAGGACTGTCACTCGATATTGACAACGCTGTTGACTCGTCTCACTATAACAGGGGATATGCACTTTTCAACCTGCAACATCAGGAAGGTAGCTATCATCGTGTGCAGGAAGGGAACAGTAAGAACTCTCTCGGCTTTCAGGCAGAACGCTACCAGAGAATAGGCAGATCGCTCGTAGGCTATGGCCGATTCGATTTTGGCATGGACCACACGAAGGAAAAAGCTTGGTGTGACGTGATGCGTCCCTATGACTCTAATCCATATATGTCTGCAAGCAGCGTCTATGGCACCTATGACACACAGACGTTTGACTTCACTGGAGCCTTAGGCACAGTAGGCCTGGGCAACTGGCGAGTTGGAGCAAAACTGGACTATAAGGTGGCAGACCTGAGCCGTCTGCGCGATCCGCGCTCGCGTTCGCAGCTGCTTGACTATAAGATAACTCCTGCTGTTACATATACGTCTGATGCCCACACACTCGGACTGTCGGCATCATATAACCGCAGGAAGGAGAAGATAGCAAACATACAGACTGTGCAGAACGATCCTAACCTTTCTTATTACCTGCTCTCTGGCATGGAGAATGCATCGGGTAGCGTTGGAGCGTATAAGGGATTCGAACGCGAGTGGGTGGATCATCGCTTTGGTGGTGAACTGACCTATGCTTTCCGTTCAGGGCGTCAGCATACTATGGTGTCGCTTATGATGGAGAGGGGAGAGGAGTTCGTGTATGGACAGTATAAGTACGAGCCAGGCAGATATACCTCGTTTGTCTATGGTGGCAATATACGTAGCCGTTTAACGACAGGCAATATATTGCATGAGATAGATTTGGGCTGTCAATACGCTCAGGGTTATGCCGACGAATACCGTCAGAAGCTGGTGCAGACGAAAGACCAGCAGACAGGACTGACATCATATAGCTATGAGACACAGCTCACGTATAAGAAGCGCTATCAGGTGGAGACGCTGAATGCAGAACTGCGCTATCGTGCTCATTTTACGGAGGACAAGAAAGATAACGCATACGCAGGTTTCCACATCCAGATGGACAAGTCAAGGAACAAGCACCTGTTGCCCGTCTCGTCACTCAAGCATCGCGGTACAACCATTATGGCAGAAGGTGGCATGAATATTGCGAAAAACCTTTGGGTTGACGCTGTGGCTGGCGGACATATCTCGAATGAGGCAGCGCTGTCGCTTGATGACGCTACGACAGACTATGCTGTAGGAGTGCTGATACCTGATATGCAATACTACGACGCAAACTACTGGCGTGGTCGCCTGCAGATCACCTATGAGTTCCCTCTAACCATAAAAGGACAGCTGTCGCGCTTCTTTGTTCGTGCCTATGGCGACTATCTGAAAACGAACAACAGCCTTGACGCAAAGTGCTTCGGACTGAGCATAGGCATCTTCAATTGA